One segment of Bdellovibrionales bacterium DNA contains the following:
- a CDS encoding MipA/OmpV family protein → MNDLKILTLIISLCLFPLSAFADADSAPVDITDIQEHQSQWGLAAGTGWITDYPGAAQGRMRYLVMPAFHSKYITVDRQDGARAHLVNERRIKFSVSFSFLLPTSAQDIPVRNGMPNLDLILQLGPELQLYFLRSSTFNIYLRLPIRFIVATDFKSDFDYLQWTFAPSLRTEYNFGAKYGKLGTRLEFDFASARYQSYFYQVDAKYATPDRPAYNAKMGIMEYIVGLQYSYDYLMPVTFSASANIYLMRDAVNRNSPLHLKSEGYSFLGLAVYYF, encoded by the coding sequence GTGAATGATTTAAAAATATTAACTTTAATCATTAGTCTATGCCTCTTTCCCCTCTCTGCTTTTGCAGATGCCGACTCTGCCCCGGTGGACATCACAGACATTCAAGAGCACCAATCGCAATGGGGGCTTGCTGCAGGCACCGGTTGGATCACCGACTACCCCGGAGCCGCTCAAGGACGCATGCGCTATTTGGTGATGCCTGCATTTCATAGTAAGTATATCACTGTCGATCGCCAGGATGGAGCCCGTGCGCATTTGGTTAACGAGAGACGAATCAAATTTTCGGTGAGCTTTTCATTTCTACTTCCCACCTCGGCCCAAGATATCCCCGTGCGGAATGGAATGCCTAACCTCGATCTGATCTTACAGCTCGGACCCGAACTGCAGCTTTACTTTTTGCGTTCGAGCACCTTTAATATTTACCTCAGATTACCTATCCGTTTTATTGTGGCGACCGACTTTAAAAGTGATTTTGATTATCTTCAATGGACTTTTGCTCCCAGTCTGCGCACGGAATATAATTTTGGCGCAAAATACGGAAAGCTGGGAACTCGTTTAGAGTTCGACTTTGCGTCGGCAAGGTATCAATCCTATTTCTATCAGGTCGATGCGAAGTACGCGACACCTGATCGGCCGGCCTACAACGCCAAAATGGGGATCATGGAGTATATCGTGGGTTTACAGTACAGCTACGATTACCTAATGCCTGTCACATTCTCCGCTTCAGCAAACATTTATCTTATGAGAGACGCCGTCAATAGAAATAGCCCTCTTCATCTTAAAAGTGAGGGCTATTCATTCCTTGGATTAGCGGTCTATTATTTTTAA
- a CDS encoding FG-GAP repeat protein, with translation MMKILWNSMSAVFAALAFVAVTLAAVASTALLYPKHYLPITDQVRRSCSESSECFVSQSKNASRYRILFKEEKAKGAVYIQEVVIKSETGGGDETYKLPTEKAIFKNEAVPLFVVDVNKDGYNDLALHSGDSASRGMVYYYWIYNPKSKKFVFSTEMAPALQGFDNKRISALTAKENYVINNDYQLVEKR, from the coding sequence ATGATGAAGATCCTCTGGAATTCCATGTCCGCAGTTTTCGCGGCCCTAGCTTTTGTGGCCGTAACTTTGGCGGCGGTCGCTTCGACGGCGCTGCTTTATCCCAAGCATTATCTTCCAATCACCGATCAGGTGCGCCGGAGCTGCTCAGAGTCCTCAGAGTGCTTTGTGTCTCAGAGCAAAAATGCGTCTCGCTATCGGATTCTTTTTAAAGAGGAAAAGGCCAAGGGCGCCGTTTACATTCAAGAAGTTGTGATCAAGTCCGAGACTGGAGGCGGCGACGAGACTTATAAACTGCCTACAGAGAAGGCGATTTTTAAGAATGAGGCCGTTCCGTTGTTTGTCGTTGACGTCAATAAAGACGGCTACAACGACTTGGCTCTTCATTCCGGGGACAGTGCCTCCCGCGGAATGGTTTACTACTACTGGATTTATAATCCGAAGAGTAAAAAATTTGTATTTTCCACCGAAATGGCGCCGGCCCTCCAGGGCTTCGACAACAAGAGAATTTCCGCGCTCACCGCGAAGGAAAACTACGTGATTAATAATGACTATCAGTTGGTCGAAAAGCGATAG
- a CDS encoding PA2779 family protein — MHILQRLKTTVLMVLIVMLTRVPQLVAADRAIEVSSPMISTTEWVTEQTREQMAQKVTQFLQKDEVRHQLAASGVSVDEASQRVASLSESELRQLSSEIDQAQYGGDVGGILIVVLLVVLIIFLVKRI, encoded by the coding sequence ATGCACATCCTTCAACGACTTAAAACAACAGTACTTATGGTCCTCATCGTGATGCTCACACGCGTGCCTCAGTTAGTGGCGGCTGACCGAGCGATCGAGGTGTCCTCGCCAATGATAAGTACCACCGAATGGGTCACGGAACAGACGCGCGAGCAAATGGCTCAAAAAGTGACACAATTTCTTCAAAAAGACGAGGTTCGCCATCAGCTGGCCGCCAGTGGAGTTTCTGTCGACGAAGCCTCCCAACGTGTGGCAAGCTTAAGTGAGAGTGAGCTGCGACAGTTGTCTTCTGAAATCGACCAGGCCCAGTATGGTGGCGATGTCGGCGGTATTTTAATAGTCGTATTGCTCGTGGTATTGATTATTTTCTTGGTAAAACGTATTTAA
- a CDS encoding aldehyde dehydrogenase family protein encodes MELDFSAVIASLQKIGKFSPESKKIPAAQRIATLENFERLLTDHHDPLSLHYDQSLGSENFDLEWDEAEYAISILKKVLSEDKTLPVGPVVVFGSFSSPLLRFCETVLSALAIGNTVLLHHYGDHQAYEALRDLAYQAGFAEDSLKVLAVKDEDLLEVIYTHPSVRAVHVEGPLTETSRLKKYLREENKLYKTNFGSRNPLIFLYDAPTTDLKDLLKESLNYTYRAEMRWNRWFVQEKNYATFRELVQSLLPEVIAENPSFTTGEFSANYAEQFQTLKKESPQWSQLSSPGLETAFHLDFNNCSPWQQKETIGPVLTLTRFKNSAEAIKFANTTYYADSACVFSSTDEKSQELADQLIMPNISINSLYHRDFTNPHITLFETGNGNRQTDFEFFNFKA; translated from the coding sequence ATGGAGCTCGATTTCTCAGCGGTGATCGCAAGTCTACAAAAGATCGGAAAGTTTTCTCCCGAATCCAAAAAGATCCCCGCAGCTCAAAGAATCGCCACTCTCGAAAACTTCGAGCGCCTCTTAACGGACCATCACGATCCATTGAGTCTTCACTATGATCAATCCTTAGGCTCCGAAAATTTTGATTTAGAGTGGGACGAGGCGGAATACGCGATCTCGATTCTCAAAAAAGTTTTGAGCGAGGATAAGACTTTACCCGTCGGCCCTGTGGTTGTTTTTGGAAGCTTCTCCTCGCCGCTCTTACGATTTTGCGAAACCGTGCTCTCGGCGCTCGCTATAGGCAATACGGTCCTCCTCCACCATTATGGAGATCACCAGGCCTATGAGGCTTTGCGAGATTTGGCCTACCAAGCCGGCTTTGCCGAAGACTCTCTCAAAGTCCTTGCGGTCAAAGATGAGGATCTCTTAGAGGTGATCTACACTCACCCCTCGGTGCGCGCCGTCCATGTCGAAGGCCCACTGACGGAAACTTCGAGGCTTAAAAAATACTTACGCGAAGAGAACAAACTTTATAAAACAAATTTTGGAAGTCGAAATCCTCTGATCTTTCTTTATGATGCTCCAACGACCGACCTCAAAGATCTTTTAAAAGAATCATTGAACTACACCTATCGTGCGGAGATGCGCTGGAACCGCTGGTTTGTCCAAGAGAAAAATTATGCGACATTTCGAGAGCTCGTCCAAAGCCTGCTCCCGGAAGTGATTGCGGAAAATCCGTCTTTCACTACGGGTGAATTCAGCGCCAATTACGCCGAACAGTTTCAAACGCTCAAAAAAGAAAGTCCTCAGTGGTCTCAACTTTCGAGCCCTGGATTAGAGACCGCCTTCCACTTGGATTTCAACAACTGCTCTCCCTGGCAGCAAAAAGAAACGATCGGACCGGTTCTCACCCTCACACGATTTAAAAATTCGGCGGAAGCCATCAAGTTTGCCAATACCACCTACTACGCTGACAGCGCCTGCGTTTTCTCGTCCACCGACGAAAAATCCCAAGAGCTCGCGGATCAATTGATCATGCCCAACATCTCCATCAACTCGCTTTATCACCGAGACTTTACAAATCCGCACATCACGCTTTTTGAGACCGGCAACGGCAATCGCCAAACCGATTTTGAATTCTTCAACTTCAAAGCTTAA
- a CDS encoding DUF3015 domain-containing protein: MKLFLLVFGIILGSHAQAADGSSGCGPGWFLFKENSLVSSALRATTNSFLFPVTTIGMTVGTSNCTQHKLVLKEQESLHFVAMNHYELKNAIVKGHGEYLSAFASTMGCPMTAQGKLNQSLRSSYQNIYPSNGAKPEGILLEVYKTILSDPELTQQCSLSQTA; encoded by the coding sequence ATGAAGTTATTTCTACTCGTTTTCGGTATTATTTTAGGATCTCACGCGCAGGCCGCCGACGGAAGCTCTGGCTGTGGGCCAGGTTGGTTTCTTTTTAAAGAAAACTCACTGGTGTCTTCGGCTCTCCGTGCCACCACCAACTCATTTTTGTTCCCCGTAACGACGATCGGTATGACGGTAGGAACTTCGAATTGCACTCAGCATAAATTGGTCCTTAAAGAGCAAGAGAGTCTCCACTTTGTGGCGATGAACCATTACGAACTTAAAAATGCGATCGTAAAAGGTCACGGCGAATATCTTTCTGCATTTGCTTCGACGATGGGTTGCCCGATGACGGCTCAAGGAAAATTAAACCAGAGTTTGCGTTCGAGCTATCAGAACATCTATCCTTCCAACGGAGCCAAGCCGGAAGGAATTCTTCTCGAAGTGTATAAAACGATTCTTTCTGATCCTGAGTTAACTCAGCAGTGCTCTCTTTCTCAAACCGCTTAA
- a CDS encoding DUF4105 domain-containing protein, with protein MSTPARASDLQNLSRDPQWLAVYQYVPYGNGYKSEVESDRFFFSPDGSVNPHREMQAAIIAYQDSTKTYGTLKLPAACTYPVRLQILESLLQKKFPKVPCPDLDQWISRVNADQVSLMYVGAYSGNAASILGHTFLRFSNSLREKSGREGIDLLTYAVGFTAHAGPEDGRLTYMLKGLTGGYPGFYDIEPYYMKVGIYNNSESRDLWEVRLNYSREETELLLKLVWEYTFNSQIRYYFIGKNCSFRLLKLLDIVRPHGALSASFQGIVLPAETVRELEYKKQTQERLEFRSSILRRLRLKRKLLSGKQREEFDRSTNSLEVTRRISDPTLADALLDYWLYETYSVQTHLPPEKQVIVDALHARAATLPGRTRFEKTNSEIRQDENLAPPFRGHKSHWMEIEAGSSDENALIGISARAGVHPYWSNDRGYNEISAVEYLGFDYQKRMTESDRWNFQFIKVQNFEDFFDYENKASWSFDVRITNQCLICATDRPQFQLSGSYGLSHRYSRFALSLLPDVKAVAWESEQGVRGVLAPGLKAYFKWDLNRWIIYAEWTHHWWEKRTADEFDIRFGYTPQKDLSFYLKHQKDTVMGSVVRYF; from the coding sequence TTGTCGACCCCAGCGAGAGCCTCGGATCTTCAAAATCTGAGTCGAGATCCACAATGGTTAGCGGTTTATCAGTACGTGCCATACGGGAATGGTTATAAAAGTGAAGTTGAGTCGGATCGCTTCTTTTTTTCGCCCGACGGAAGCGTCAACCCTCATCGAGAGATGCAAGCCGCCATTATTGCGTATCAAGATTCCACGAAAACTTATGGCACATTAAAACTTCCTGCGGCTTGCACGTATCCGGTGCGCTTACAAATTCTCGAGAGCCTTCTTCAAAAAAAATTTCCTAAAGTCCCTTGTCCTGATCTCGATCAATGGATCTCCCGAGTCAATGCCGATCAGGTGAGTCTCATGTATGTCGGAGCGTATTCCGGCAATGCAGCCTCAATCCTTGGTCATACATTTTTAAGATTTTCAAATTCCCTGCGTGAGAAATCCGGCCGGGAGGGAATTGATCTTCTTACCTATGCCGTGGGCTTTACGGCGCACGCCGGACCCGAAGATGGTCGCCTGACCTACATGCTTAAAGGACTGACCGGGGGCTATCCTGGCTTTTATGATATCGAGCCCTATTATATGAAGGTCGGAATCTATAACAATTCGGAGAGCCGAGACTTGTGGGAGGTGCGACTCAACTACTCCCGTGAGGAAACGGAGCTCTTGTTAAAGCTGGTTTGGGAATATACTTTTAATTCGCAAATCCGTTATTATTTTATCGGAAAGAATTGTTCCTTTCGTTTACTGAAACTCCTCGATATCGTTCGTCCTCACGGCGCACTGAGCGCGTCCTTTCAAGGAATTGTTCTTCCGGCGGAAACTGTTCGCGAATTGGAATATAAAAAGCAAACGCAGGAGAGGCTCGAATTTCGCTCCTCCATTCTCCGACGATTGCGTTTAAAGCGTAAGTTGCTCTCCGGGAAACAAAGAGAAGAGTTCGATCGCTCCACAAACTCGTTAGAAGTGACAAGACGTATTTCTGATCCCACACTGGCCGATGCGCTCCTAGATTACTGGCTTTACGAAACCTATTCGGTTCAGACCCATTTGCCTCCGGAGAAGCAAGTGATCGTTGATGCGCTTCATGCCCGGGCGGCGACGCTTCCGGGGCGGACCCGATTTGAAAAAACCAACAGTGAAATTCGCCAGGACGAAAATCTCGCGCCCCCTTTTCGAGGTCATAAATCTCATTGGATGGAGATCGAGGCGGGAAGTTCCGACGAAAATGCGCTGATCGGTATCAGTGCGCGAGCGGGAGTTCATCCGTACTGGTCGAATGATCGAGGTTACAACGAAATTTCGGCGGTGGAATATCTGGGCTTTGATTATCAAAAAAGAATGACGGAGTCCGATCGTTGGAACTTTCAATTCATCAAAGTTCAAAACTTTGAAGATTTTTTTGATTATGAAAATAAAGCGTCGTGGTCATTTGATGTTCGGATCACCAATCAGTGCTTGATCTGCGCGACGGATCGGCCCCAGTTTCAACTGTCGGGATCCTATGGGCTCAGTCATCGCTATTCTCGCTTTGCTCTTTCTTTACTCCCCGATGTGAAGGCCGTGGCCTGGGAGAGTGAGCAGGGTGTTAGAGGTGTGCTTGCGCCGGGTTTAAAGGCTTACTTTAAATGGGATTTAAATCGATGGATCATTTACGCCGAGTGGACCCATCACTGGTGGGAAAAACGAACCGCTGATGAATTCGACATTCGATTCGGATATACACCCCAGAAAGATTTAAGCTTCTACCTGAAGCATCAGAAAGACACGGTCATGGGAAGTGTGGTGAGGTACTTCTAG
- a CDS encoding LysR family transcriptional regulator produces the protein MLLDQINMNYLRIFEAVYRTRSMTQAASELHLTQSGISQHIKSLEDTLKVKLFDRIKQKLIPTEEGKRFYQQLSPHLQKLEEILVALTNKENALMGEVQIGIPVVFGLNVIIPHISRLGALHPQLRFRIFFDFATNFNQRLLKGEVDFAFVDEYTMDRQIETEYVYDETLMMCCSKDYIKSKGEGTSRKYFESLDYLDYDHDSPLASRWLGHHYKVNNPDLKIRAEVADALGIAKLITSNMGVGVLPGHQVEKLKLEGKEIYIFPSKNPKDLKNKISVAFVKGRSWSPAVQESFHFLMKELKIKK, from the coding sequence ATGCTGTTGGATCAAATCAATATGAACTACTTGCGCATCTTCGAGGCCGTCTATCGCACCCGAAGTATGACCCAAGCGGCCAGCGAGCTTCATCTCACCCAGTCCGGTATTAGCCAGCACATTAAATCTCTCGAAGACACTCTTAAGGTCAAACTCTTCGACCGGATCAAACAAAAGCTCATTCCCACAGAGGAGGGCAAACGTTTCTACCAACAGTTATCTCCGCATTTACAAAAACTTGAGGAGATATTGGTCGCTCTCACAAACAAAGAGAACGCGCTCATGGGAGAGGTTCAAATCGGTATCCCCGTCGTGTTTGGTCTTAACGTTATTATTCCGCACATCTCGCGATTGGGCGCTCTGCACCCCCAGCTTCGCTTTCGAATCTTTTTTGATTTTGCGACCAATTTTAATCAACGCCTGCTCAAGGGCGAAGTCGATTTTGCTTTTGTCGACGAGTATACAATGGATCGCCAGATCGAAACCGAATACGTCTATGACGAAACACTGATGATGTGCTGTTCGAAGGACTACATTAAGAGCAAAGGCGAAGGCACTTCACGGAAATACTTCGAAAGCTTAGACTACCTCGATTATGATCATGATTCTCCGCTGGCTTCGCGCTGGCTCGGTCACCATTACAAAGTGAACAATCCCGATTTAAAAATTCGCGCCGAGGTGGCAGATGCTTTGGGGATTGCAAAACTGATCACCTCCAACATGGGCGTCGGCGTTCTCCCTGGTCACCAAGTGGAAAAATTAAAACTCGAAGGAAAAGAAATTTACATTTTCCCGTCGAAGAATCCCAAAGATCTCAAAAACAAAATTAGCGTGGCTTTTGTTAAAGGCCGCAGTTGGTCTCCCGCCGTGCAAGAAAGCTTTCATTTCTTGATGAAGGAACTTAAAATCAAGAAATAA
- a CDS encoding PA2778 family cysteine peptidase — protein sequence MRSKVFIILIALMVGGCSTTSKNVAQILKNPPDGKTSKVIVDVPFVEQEAAQCGPATLAMVFHYYGKPISVGELLGQVYSEENEGALKSNMIAAARRRGLMAVKIRGYESLFREINSDHPVIVFQNVGLSWYPQWHYAVVVGYDLKNRRVYIHSGSDANYKEDLNMFDEAWRLADYWGLVIFPPHQISESADEFEHVSSAAQLESLGNIAEAKIAYTTILKRWPDSLGALIGLGNIYYAAGDLKKAEQSLSLAIQKHPDSKAAQHNLAVVQQKLKTLNK from the coding sequence GTGAGATCTAAAGTTTTTATTATCCTCATCGCACTTATGGTTGGTGGTTGTTCAACCACCAGCAAAAACGTAGCCCAGATTCTCAAAAATCCTCCGGACGGAAAAACATCGAAAGTGATTGTCGATGTGCCTTTTGTCGAGCAAGAAGCCGCTCAGTGCGGACCCGCGACGTTAGCTATGGTTTTTCATTATTACGGAAAACCCATTTCCGTCGGAGAACTGCTCGGTCAGGTTTACTCGGAAGAAAACGAAGGCGCTCTCAAATCCAACATGATCGCCGCAGCTCGACGTCGGGGTCTTATGGCCGTAAAGATTCGCGGCTACGAGAGTTTGTTTCGCGAAATCAACTCCGACCATCCTGTGATCGTGTTTCAGAACGTCGGCCTGAGCTGGTACCCTCAGTGGCACTATGCGGTCGTTGTGGGCTATGATTTAAAAAATCGACGCGTTTATATTCACTCGGGATCAGATGCGAACTACAAAGAAGATCTCAATATGTTTGACGAAGCTTGGCGATTGGCTGATTACTGGGGCCTTGTCATCTTCCCGCCCCATCAAATCTCCGAAAGCGCCGACGAATTCGAGCATGTGTCGTCGGCGGCACAGCTCGAAAGCCTTGGAAATATCGCAGAAGCGAAGATCGCTTACACCACGATTCTTAAACGCTGGCCCGACAGTCTCGGCGCCCTCATCGGGCTGGGCAATATCTATTATGCGGCTGGAGATCTTAAAAAAGCCGAACAGTCGCTCAGTCTCGCGATCCAAAAACATCCCGACTCCAAAGCGGCTCAGCACAATCTTGCAGTCGTGCAACAGAAACTAAAAACACTCAATAAATAA
- a CDS encoding alkaline phosphatase family protein — protein MIRIGLILFSFALISCTTAPRSMPYKDAVELLSNNQSIPMAQPLSILQGATDDTSTQISIVLPADTTYEFKVSTPQKTPPSYEITHHDSLSAAHKVVVLNVKELELGPIYRLDVIDKNQNLVDYRFFKALESKAQRPRMAVISCTSDRMTDIQKSQWNLVAQQKPDLLLLIGDNVYVDARKGKDPLPPITDQLIFQRYLETRQALELYQFKVLIPTLAAWDDHDYGGNNSNRNFAYRGQSLKIFKTFFPQSKNKVILESGPGASALAKYGDQFFVFFDDRLFRSEKGHPEETHFGRDQEEWFYNILKREKGPFWLISGDQFFGGYHEFESYEGDHPRSFKTFLEKIKSSKKTVAFLSGDRHLAEVMRIPKATLGYETYELTSSGLHAKVFPGSLAKSGPHTRSLFGRDGIYHFMMLEPVVDTKAPHKKLNFKAQFIGPDGKSFYENTFKVEQ, from the coding sequence ATGATCCGCATCGGGCTTATATTATTCTCATTCGCGCTAATTTCCTGCACGACCGCTCCCCGCTCCATGCCTTACAAAGACGCCGTTGAGCTCTTGTCGAACAATCAATCGATCCCCATGGCCCAACCCCTGTCCATTCTCCAAGGCGCCACCGACGACACCAGCACTCAAATCAGTATCGTGCTTCCGGCCGACACGACCTACGAATTTAAAGTGAGCACACCTCAAAAAACACCGCCCTCCTACGAAATCACCCATCACGACTCTTTATCGGCAGCACATAAGGTGGTGGTTCTCAATGTGAAAGAGCTTGAGCTGGGCCCAATCTATCGTCTCGATGTGATCGATAAAAACCAAAACCTGGTGGATTACCGTTTCTTTAAGGCTCTAGAGAGCAAGGCCCAGCGACCTCGCATGGCGGTGATCTCATGTACGAGTGATCGAATGACAGATATCCAAAAAAGTCAGTGGAATCTTGTCGCCCAACAAAAACCGGATCTCCTGTTACTGATTGGAGATAATGTTTACGTCGACGCTCGCAAGGGAAAAGACCCCCTTCCTCCCATTACTGATCAATTGATCTTCCAACGTTACCTGGAAACGCGACAAGCTTTAGAGTTGTATCAATTTAAAGTTCTCATCCCTACGCTGGCGGCTTGGGACGATCACGATTACGGAGGTAACAATAGCAACCGGAATTTTGCCTATCGTGGACAGTCCTTAAAAATATTTAAAACTTTTTTTCCGCAGTCGAAAAACAAAGTGATTTTGGAGTCAGGCCCCGGCGCTTCCGCATTGGCCAAATACGGAGATCAGTTTTTTGTTTTCTTTGATGATCGCCTGTTCCGATCAGAGAAAGGCCATCCGGAGGAAACCCATTTCGGTCGAGATCAGGAAGAGTGGTTTTACAACATTCTCAAACGCGAAAAAGGCCCCTTTTGGCTCATTAGTGGGGATCAGTTTTTTGGCGGGTACCACGAGTTTGAGTCGTACGAGGGAGACCACCCCCGATCTTTTAAAACTTTCTTAGAAAAAATTAAATCCTCTAAAAAAACGGTGGCGTTTTTGTCGGGGGACCGTCACCTGGCCGAAGTCATGCGCATTCCAAAAGCGACTTTGGGATATGAGACTTACGAACTCACCTCCAGTGGCCTTCATGCCAAGGTCTTCCCCGGTTCACTCGCAAAGTCGGGACCGCATACCCGCTCCCTATTTGGGCGAGATGGCATCTATCACTTTATGATGCTCGAGCCAGTGGTCGACACAAAAGCTCCTCACAAGAAACTGAATTTCAAAGCTCAGTTTATCGGACCCGATGGAAAAAGTTTCTACGAAAATACATTTAAGGTGGAGCAATAA
- a CDS encoding aconitate hydratase → MSTPQSPIETTAELVKKTYATTRKNIEVVRKRLNRPMTLAEKIVYGHLENPEKQELERGRSFLMLRPDRVAMQDATAQMALLQFMLAGKDEAAVPSTVHCDHLILAHRGASADVKQSQLENNEVYNFLASCSSRYNIGFWKPDAGIIHQVILENYAYPGGLMIGTDSHTPNAGGLGMVAVGVGGSDASDVMAGLAWEVKNPRLIGVHLKGKLSGWTSSKDVILKLLGILTVKGGTDKIVEYFGEGTRSISCTGKATITNMGAELGATCSVFPYDDRMETYLNVTNRKELAALANANKDILAADDDVIQNPQKYFDQVIEIDLDKLEPHLVGPHTPDLAHSISEMKEQAKKNNWPTTLSAALIGSCTNSSYEDIGRAAFVARQAIEAGIKMPQSFFVSPGSKQIKNTIERDGQMETLNEAGATLLSNSCGPCIGQWKRDDIKKNEVNTIVTSFNRNFRGRNDSNQETLSFIGSPEMVMALGLAGRLDFNPDTDTIQANGKEIKLKAPEAPEYPSKGFVADPEGYQKPQGKDAKVQVADGSQRLQLLEPFAKWDGKDIENLLVLAKAKGKCTTDHISPAGPWLRFRGHLDNISDNMLLTATNAFTGESGKGKNILTGETQEFAKLGRSYKQAGRGWVIVGDDNYGEGSSREHAAMSPRHLGARAVIVKSFARIHETNLKKQGVLALTFAQPADYDKIQEEDVLAIRGVSTITPGVSLTLELKHKDGTKENIELKHSYNEEQIKWFKAGSALNLLREQAKSKA, encoded by the coding sequence ATGTCCACACCTCAAAGTCCTATCGAGACAACTGCCGAGCTGGTTAAAAAAACCTATGCGACGACGCGCAAAAATATCGAAGTTGTCCGAAAGCGACTCAATCGCCCGATGACATTGGCCGAAAAAATCGTTTACGGGCATTTAGAAAATCCCGAAAAGCAAGAGCTAGAAAGAGGCCGTAGCTTTTTGATGTTGCGACCGGATCGCGTGGCGATGCAGGACGCGACGGCGCAAATGGCTCTATTGCAATTTATGTTGGCGGGAAAAGACGAAGCCGCCGTTCCTTCGACGGTCCATTGCGATCACTTGATTCTCGCCCATCGCGGTGCGAGCGCTGATGTGAAGCAATCTCAACTGGAAAACAATGAAGTTTATAATTTCTTGGCGAGCTGCTCGAGCCGTTACAATATTGGATTTTGGAAACCGGATGCGGGAATTATTCACCAAGTGATTCTAGAAAATTACGCTTATCCCGGTGGTTTAATGATTGGTACGGATTCTCACACGCCAAATGCCGGTGGGTTGGGAATGGTGGCCGTGGGCGTAGGGGGTTCCGATGCCTCCGACGTGATGGCGGGTCTCGCTTGGGAAGTGAAGAACCCTCGTCTCATCGGGGTTCACCTGAAAGGGAAACTTTCCGGATGGACGTCTTCAAAAGATGTGATTTTAAAACTTTTAGGAATTCTCACCGTCAAAGGTGGAACGGATAAGATTGTCGAATACTTTGGAGAAGGCACACGCTCCATTAGCTGTACCGGAAAAGCGACGATCACCAACATGGGAGCCGAGCTCGGTGCCACATGTTCTGTTTTCCCTTACGACGATCGCATGGAGACCTATCTCAACGTGACCAATCGCAAGGAATTGGCGGCTCTCGCGAATGCGAACAAAGATATTCTTGCGGCCGATGATGACGTGATTCAAAATCCGCAAAAGTACTTTGATCAAGTGATCGAAATTGATTTGGACAAATTAGAGCCCCACCTTGTCGGCCCTCACACTCCGGATCTCGCTCATAGCATCAGCGAGATGAAGGAGCAGGCGAAGAAGAACAATTGGCCAACGACACTTTCGGCAGCCCTCATCGGCTCGTGCACAAATTCTTCCTATGAAGACATCGGCCGAGCCGCCTTTGTAGCACGGCAAGCGATTGAGGCCGGAATTAAAATGCCACAGTCTTTCTTTGTCTCTCCCGGGTCAAAACAAATTAAAAATACCATCGAGCGCGATGGTCAGATGGAGACTTTAAACGAAGCCGGAGCCACTTTACTTTCGAATTCGTGTGGCCCTTGTATCGGTCAGTGGAAACGGGACGATATCAAAAAGAACGAAGTGAATACCATCGTCACTAGTTTTAACCGCAATTTTAGAGGCCGTAACGATTCTAATCAAGAGACGCTTTCCTTTATCGGAAGTCCAGAGATGGTGATGGCGTTGGGTCTTGCCGGTCGTTTGGATTTTAACCCCGACACCGATACCATTCAGGCCAACGGAAAAGAAATTAAGTTGAAAGCTCCAGAAGCTCCTGAATATCCCAGCAAGGGATTTGTTGCGGATCCTGAAGGGTATCAAAAGCCTCAAGGCAAAGACGCCAAAGTGCAAGTGGCCGACGGATCTCAGCGGCTTCAGCTGCTCGAGCCTTTTGCCAAGTGGGATGGGAAAGATATCGAGAATCTGCTGGTCCTCGCGAAGGCCAAAGGTAAGTGCACGACGGATCACATCAGTCCTGCCGGCCCTTGGTTACGTTTCCGTGGGCACTTGGATAACATCTCGGACAATATGCTTTTGACCGCCACCAACGCTTTTACGGGCGAGTCGGGCAAAGGAAAAAATATTCTCACCGGTGAAACTCAAGAGTTCGCAAAACTCGGCCGCTCTTACAAGCAGGCGGGACGCGGATGGGTTATCGTGGGAGACGACAACTACGGTGAGGGCTCCAGTCGTGAGCACGCCGCGATGTCTCCACGACATCTTGGTGCTCGTGCCGTGATCGTGAAAAGCTTTGCCCGCATTCACGAGACCAATCTTAAAAAGCAAGGTGTGCTCGCCCTGACGTTTGCTCAGCCCGCAGATTACGATAAAATTCAAGAGGAGGACGTTCTCGCTATTCGTGGTGTGAGTACCATCACCCCTGGAGTCTCCCTCACTTTGGAGTTGAAGCACAAAGACGGGACAAAAGAGAATATCGAGCTGAAGCACTCTTACAACGAAGAGCAGATCAAGTGGTTCAAGGCGGGCTCGGCTCTCAATTTGCTTCGTGAGCAGGCAAAGTCGAAGGCCTAG